A region of uncultured Carboxylicivirga sp. DNA encodes the following proteins:
- a CDS encoding choice-of-anchor J domain-containing protein, producing MRKSLLMMVAFYICILPFNSFGQKTDKTSPTLIKSVRKGNQMMPVSPAKAKGKPLNSEFYLQTYKPLPASPFTKSQIGFRLKEQEVSLKLAEELGDQTLYANVVYSDTWTDYAIYEIPYGIYSFTASETTDFTIHYEDIGLACNAGVHANGKFYGIHPITLFGAMTGVGYFVVNTDTWEDEKNYIVDEAGYDAMASNMTFDPTTNTIFALRYNADLTGFNWATVDTASFTFNNLATWTGTFSTIALATSSEGTIYGIGSNGNLYTFDKADGKPTLIGATGVYPANYSQSAVYNGQTNELLWCALTYTGSHMYTVNLTTGEATKLFSFPNNEQLVGLYTNTPSAKDEAPAAVADLTYTPDFDGALTGNISFTVPELSFSGSRLTGNLSVITKIDGIVSNEQDLPVGTTVTLPVSLTNDNHTFSVITTNNMGTSPLATLTKYIGNDNPKAVTNLTFSINEGISQLTWDAPTEGIYEGYINPSELYYTVTRLPDNVVVADHLTTTSYSETMPTIMARYSYEVVTYNGSEKPGVKATTQEFVFGDGFEPPYIQPFDDSNALEYFNIVDNNGDNSSWQLLYQVVAYWPNTYENKDADDWLISPAMALKAGIKYKLDFSTKSLWSPGIESMRVALGTSQIDISTFTQELWNNTSIDFYEYTDQSVEFSVDTDGKYYIGFYAYSPVTTSSGLYLDYLNIEKIGAFEAPAKVNDLTLTPDAADDLKATLSFTAPTLNLNGESLSEITQIEIFRNDDLTNSVYTFSNPVPGANLTWTDENVPYVGYNSYTIIPSNSGGEGEHAFIRDFIGVYTAPYSESFDNESSMEFFSFQSLATETSNWSYNAYYQCIEGANWSNIADEWLFLPELKLEGNMVYEISFSYTTYGIGDFDLTLGRSATTEAQTVINSIPSEPVYAAKNVSLLFSTDDEGNYVPALHMTAGDAYWYFFIQIDNISVIKKAPTQSPGPIQNAVLQADANGLKQVNITFNAPSEAYNGGTLESITKINIFKTNDIIASQSFESPAVGEELSWTDSNVAYGYVKYAFTSENEYGKGATVIDSVYVGPDTPTSISGLTLTADASNANATLSWSAPIGENNGYIDYNSLTYNIYSYDLDRGEFVLQVEGITETTYNMQENISGEMQVLYYAVSPVLNEYEAQPIVGHVVLGTPYKLPFNESFAEMTTSTTPWVIAGSENSVWTITSDIYTASGLTVSSQDNDAGMLFFYNPYGYGSGYIELPKVELYKKNVASNRLRFWLYQSPSLATQSSVMYLQISADDNEFESFTEEIPLNDGEGWTPYTFNLDAYKSSQYIKIRIYAYVNSYTEAMLLDNISIYSVFPEDLSVSSISGPESMIAAETTEFTVGIQNIGSNDVLGSNYTISLYNGEQLLATQNGVDLTAEKTASINFMVTPDVTEVGNTWNLNATIDYSADQVTNNNSSNNLDVLIEATNLPVVDDLSAISSEQGVLLNWTQPNLDYTIPDVEGFENQISLSIDNFENWKTVDLDGQYTGVVTGLDYENAGEPMAFQIWNYIDANAAEYSEYVSPHSGDQCIISWTSAGVLASDESPVDPENNDWLISQEIKPGSQLSFWTKQPSSNYGNETFEIWASSVTDAVEDFIIVDSKELTTTDWVLYTVQLPVDAKYFAIRHTSASFALMIDDISLTPAGAEVLQYNLLGYNIYRNNQKMNDVLVSETTFTDTPDASSSYSYAVNVSYEKGESALSNIVVVDFVATGINSDAMQNGLIIGGKGQVTIKDLQGKNVKIYAVDGSLIDDFATISNNEIKYLSKGVYVVTIENKELSTKIIVY from the coding sequence ATGCGAAAGAGTCTACTTATGATGGTGGCGTTTTACATTTGTATTTTGCCATTTAATTCATTCGGACAAAAAACAGATAAGACGTCACCGACACTTATCAAATCTGTTCGGAAAGGAAATCAGATGATGCCTGTTTCACCTGCAAAGGCAAAGGGCAAACCACTTAATTCAGAATTCTATCTTCAAACCTATAAACCTCTACCCGCTTCTCCTTTTACTAAATCACAGATTGGATTTAGATTAAAAGAGCAGGAAGTATCATTAAAACTTGCTGAAGAATTGGGAGACCAAACTCTTTATGCCAACGTGGTCTATTCCGACACATGGACAGATTATGCAATTTATGAAATACCTTATGGTATTTACTCATTCACCGCTTCTGAAACTACCGACTTTACTATTCATTATGAGGATATTGGTCTGGCATGTAATGCGGGGGTACATGCAAATGGTAAGTTTTATGGTATTCACCCAATTACGTTATTCGGTGCAATGACAGGAGTTGGCTATTTTGTCGTTAACACCGATACCTGGGAAGATGAGAAAAATTACATTGTTGATGAAGCTGGTTACGATGCCATGGCCAGCAATATGACTTTTGACCCTACTACCAATACTATTTTTGCATTAAGATACAATGCAGACTTAACCGGCTTTAACTGGGCAACTGTTGATACTGCATCATTCACCTTTAATAACCTGGCAACCTGGACTGGTACATTTTCGACGATAGCACTTGCAACAAGTTCTGAAGGAACCATTTATGGAATTGGCAGTAACGGAAATTTATACACTTTTGACAAAGCAGATGGAAAGCCAACCTTAATAGGAGCTACAGGCGTTTATCCTGCCAATTACTCTCAATCTGCTGTATACAACGGACAAACCAACGAATTACTTTGGTGTGCATTGACCTATACAGGTTCGCATATGTATACGGTTAATTTAACAACCGGAGAAGCCACAAAGCTATTCAGTTTTCCAAACAACGAACAATTGGTAGGATTATATACCAATACTCCATCAGCAAAGGATGAAGCTCCTGCTGCAGTGGCAGACTTAACTTACACTCCAGATTTTGATGGTGCCTTAACAGGTAATATTTCATTTACAGTACCTGAACTTTCGTTTTCGGGGAGCAGATTAACAGGTAACCTTAGTGTAATAACCAAAATTGATGGTATTGTATCAAACGAACAAGACTTACCTGTTGGAACTACAGTTACTCTACCTGTTAGTTTGACTAATGACAATCACACTTTCTCTGTTATTACCACAAATAATATGGGTACAAGTCCGCTGGCTACATTAACCAAATACATCGGAAATGACAACCCAAAAGCGGTTACCAATCTTACTTTTAGTATTAATGAAGGCATAAGTCAGTTAACCTGGGATGCTCCAACAGAAGGTATATACGAAGGTTATATTAATCCTTCAGAATTGTATTATACTGTTACCCGATTACCTGATAATGTTGTTGTAGCCGATCATTTAACTACAACATCCTATTCAGAAACAATGCCTACAATTATGGCTCGCTATTCATATGAGGTGGTTACCTATAATGGATCTGAAAAACCTGGTGTTAAAGCTACTACTCAGGAGTTTGTATTTGGCGATGGTTTTGAACCTCCATATATCCAGCCTTTTGATGATTCTAATGCACTTGAATACTTTAATATCGTTGATAACAACGGAGATAATTCTAGCTGGCAATTATTATATCAGGTTGTTGCATACTGGCCAAATACCTATGAAAACAAGGATGCTGACGATTGGTTGATTTCACCGGCTATGGCCTTAAAAGCAGGTATCAAATATAAGCTTGATTTTTCCACAAAATCACTTTGGTCTCCTGGAATTGAGAGCATGCGTGTGGCCTTGGGAACATCGCAAATTGACATCAGTACATTTACTCAGGAACTTTGGAACAATACTTCAATAGATTTTTATGAATATACCGATCAATCTGTTGAGTTTTCAGTTGACACAGATGGTAAATATTACATTGGATTTTATGCCTATTCTCCGGTTACAACAAGTAGTGGTTTATATTTAGATTATCTGAATATTGAAAAAATAGGTGCTTTTGAAGCTCCGGCCAAAGTTAATGACCTGACTCTAACACCAGATGCAGCTGATGACCTGAAAGCTACCCTTTCATTTACTGCTCCAACATTAAATCTGAATGGGGAATCTTTGTCTGAAATTACTCAAATTGAAATCTTCAGAAATGATGACTTAACCAATAGTGTATATACATTCTCAAATCCAGTCCCTGGTGCAAACCTTACATGGACAGATGAAAACGTTCCTTATGTAGGTTATAACTCTTACACTATTATTCCATCTAATTCAGGTGGTGAAGGAGAACATGCATTTATCAGAGACTTTATTGGTGTTTACACAGCACCATACAGCGAATCCTTTGATAACGAATCTTCAATGGAGTTCTTTTCATTCCAAAGTTTAGCTACCGAAACAAGCAATTGGTCATACAACGCTTATTACCAATGTATAGAAGGTGCAAACTGGTCTAACATTGCTGATGAATGGCTATTTCTTCCTGAATTAAAACTTGAAGGAAATATGGTTTATGAGATCTCATTCAGTTACACAACATATGGTATTGGAGATTTTGATTTAACATTAGGAAGGTCTGCAACTACAGAAGCTCAAACTGTTATCAACAGCATTCCGTCTGAGCCTGTATATGCTGCAAAGAATGTGTCCCTTTTATTTTCCACTGATGATGAAGGTAACTATGTACCTGCATTACATATGACAGCTGGTGATGCTTACTGGTACTTCTTTATACAAATTGATAATATAAGTGTTATCAAAAAAGCCCCAACACAGTCGCCTGGCCCAATTCAGAATGCAGTTCTACAGGCAGATGCAAACGGACTAAAACAGGTGAATATCACCTTTAATGCCCCAAGTGAAGCATACAATGGTGGGACACTGGAATCAATAACAAAGATAAACATCTTCAAAACAAACGATATTATTGCCTCTCAAAGCTTTGAATCACCTGCTGTAGGAGAAGAATTAAGCTGGACAGATAGCAATGTAGCTTATGGATATGTAAAATATGCTTTCACCTCTGAAAATGAATACGGTAAAGGAGCAACTGTAATTGATTCTGTTTATGTTGGTCCCGACACTCCAACCTCAATAAGCGGTTTAACACTGACAGCTGATGCATCAAACGCAAATGCCACTCTTAGCTGGTCAGCACCTATTGGTGAGAATAACGGGTACATCGATTACAATTCTTTAACCTATAACATTTATTCATATGACCTTGACAGAGGTGAATTTGTACTGCAAGTAGAAGGTATTACAGAAACTACCTATAATATGCAGGAAAATATCAGCGGAGAAATGCAGGTGTTGTATTATGCTGTTAGTCCTGTATTAAATGAGTATGAAGCTCAACCAATAGTTGGTCATGTAGTATTGGGAACTCCTTATAAATTACCTTTCAATGAGTCGTTTGCTGAAATGACAACCTCTACAACACCATGGGTTATTGCAGGCAGTGAAAATAGCGTTTGGACAATCACTAGCGACATTTACACAGCAAGCGGCTTAACGGTTTCTTCTCAGGATAATGATGCAGGTATGCTATTCTTCTACAACCCTTATGGTTATGGAAGCGGTTATATTGAATTACCGAAAGTTGAATTGTACAAAAAGAATGTTGCAAGTAATCGTTTACGTTTTTGGTTATACCAAAGTCCTTCACTTGCGACTCAAAGTTCGGTGATGTATCTCCAGATTTCAGCTGATGACAACGAGTTTGAATCATTTACCGAAGAAATTCCTCTGAATGATGGTGAAGGATGGACTCCTTATACATTCAACCTGGATGCTTATAAATCTTCGCAATATATTAAAATAAGGATTTATGCATATGTGAACAGCTACACAGAAGCTATGTTACTGGACAACATCAGTATATACAGCGTCTTCCCTGAAGATCTTTCTGTAAGCAGTATTTCTGGTCCCGAATCAATGATAGCCGCTGAAACAACGGAATTTACTGTTGGAATTCAGAATATTGGTTCAAACGATGTATTAGGAAGTAATTATACCATCTCGCTATACAATGGCGAACAACTTCTTGCAACGCAAAATGGAGTGGATCTGACTGCTGAAAAAACAGCATCTATTAACTTCATGGTAACACCTGATGTAACAGAAGTTGGTAATACATGGAATCTGAATGCAACGATCGATTACAGTGCAGATCAGGTTACCAATAACAATTCAAGCAATAATCTCGATGTTCTTATTGAAGCAACAAATCTTCCTGTAGTTGATGATTTAAGCGCAATCAGTTCTGAGCAGGGTGTACTATTAAACTGGACTCAACCAAACCTTGATTATACAATTCCTGATGTGGAAGGTTTTGAAAATCAAATTTCATTATCCATTGATAATTTCGAAAACTGGAAAACAGTTGACCTTGACGGACAATATACAGGAGTAGTAACTGGACTGGATTACGAAAATGCTGGTGAACCAATGGCATTCCAGATCTGGAACTACATTGATGCAAATGCAGCGGAATACAGCGAATATGTGTCACCTCATTCAGGAGATCAATGTATTATAAGCTGGACTTCGGCTGGTGTATTGGCATCTGATGAATCTCCTGTTGATCCTGAGAATAACGACTGGCTTATTTCACAAGAAATCAAACCAGGTTCGCAACTTAGCTTCTGGACAAAACAGCCAAGTTCTAATTATGGAAATGAAACATTCGAAATCTGGGCTTCGTCAGTAACAGATGCAGTAGAGGATTTTATCATAGTAGATAGCAAAGAATTAACAACAACCGATTGGGTACTTTATACGGTTCAACTGCCAGTAGATGCTAAATACTTTGCAATCCGTCATACTTCGGCGAGTTTTGCATTAATGATTGATGATATTTCATTAACCCCGGCAGGTGCTGAAGTATTACAGTACAATCTTTTAGGCTACAACATCTATCGTAACAACCAAAAAATGAATGATGTTTTAGTATCTGAAACTACATTTACAGATACTCCTGATGCATCATCTTCATACTCATATGCAGTAAACGTAAGTTATGAAAAAGGTGAATCAGCCTTATCAAACATCGTAGTTGTTGATTTTGTAGCAACCGGAATTAACTCGGATGCAATGCAAAACGGATTGATCATCGGAGGGAAAGGTCAGGTGACCATTAAAGATCTGCAAGGTAAGAATGTTAAAATCTATGCTGTTGACGGCAGTCTGATTGATGACTTCGCAACCATATCAAACAACGAAATCAAATACCTTTCAAAGGGTGTTTATGTTGTAACTATTGAGAACAAAGAGTTGTCAACAAAAATTATTGTTTACTAA
- a CDS encoding putative Ig domain-containing protein, with product MNRIRKMLVLAVLVQLSLLNHLEAQISFGGTPISFRQAKALPEITNVEVNINVEQLKAANLLSRQESNNPPCIAKAIPVSYDMENSGTWTALENGGEMWQLRLKVKDALAIILSYDDFFIPESGELFIYSADKTHILGAYTSETHPKSGSFSTEMVAGDDIILEYTSSYSHKAMIANENFDNIPVISIDNIGYVFDNVIIKRFPNLSNVNTEIGESSSCMININCTEGDNWQTEKKGICQMAMYISGGAGGAGWYVCSGDLINNTAQDLTPYVISAFHCYEGASANDLTKWQFTFGYESPGCEDATPLETHTITGCYLRVATPIEAGSDGLLVELSEDIPAEWDVYYNGWDRRDIVTEGGGVGIHHPAGDIKKISTFETYISGSWPGEVYGATDAHWNLQFIETANGHSVTEGGSSGSSLFNSNHLIIGTLTGGNSSCSYLSGSNYYGKLWYHWDQFGSDETTQMKTWLDPLDLGVETLAGTAYNPTSPRISSPYKTIELEGSDVIGVAGSATKVLIEGYNLDDVISVSSEEQFEVSADNENWSNSVTLPLDGGALYVRFLPTAIGHQSGLITLSNNLAPTIYINAKASSCPEFVFDNSELPVATFNQSYSVFATVSNTTTNLANYEIVDGQLPLGIEILSETGEIAGTPLEAGYFDITLLVTDENGCFATIDYQLYVQCVTINEFPFIESFEYGFPSCWSEIKESGKYYWSNQTGGNIGNEHPDKAYDGDYNMIFRSEDYNSNISYLVTPAFDITSLSNPVLSFAHTQENWLGDQDELKVYYKISASDEWIEMASFTEDIKDWTVESFVLPEKSSELTIGFKAIGGYAYGVVMDDVRVGNPVITPATNNLALSEFTVTGNQPVAEIEIAASSLAENITVTCSEPFAVSSDKQNWGLTCEIEKDGGILYITYTSAPGNANENVINLQSTATETDITITDTTTGLDELSNFITGVSVVNPFSNQLELSWTADLKSIEIIDLSGRKMYETASLAGLQSISIPSSSWSPGLYCVNLRFGKESKIIKVIKK from the coding sequence ATGAATAGAATAAGAAAAATGCTGGTTTTGGCAGTTTTGGTTCAATTATCTCTTTTGAATCATTTAGAGGCACAAATCAGCTTTGGGGGAACTCCAATTAGTTTCAGACAAGCAAAGGCATTACCTGAGATAACTAATGTGGAAGTAAATATTAATGTGGAGCAGTTAAAAGCGGCTAACCTGTTAAGTCGTCAGGAGTCAAATAATCCACCATGCATTGCAAAAGCCATCCCGGTGTCATATGATATGGAAAATTCGGGTACCTGGACAGCATTGGAAAATGGTGGTGAGATGTGGCAGCTTAGACTAAAAGTAAAAGATGCATTGGCCATTATTTTATCCTATGACGATTTTTTTATTCCAGAATCAGGGGAACTCTTTATCTATAGTGCTGATAAAACACATATTTTAGGAGCTTATACATCAGAAACACACCCGAAATCTGGATCTTTTTCAACTGAAATGGTTGCCGGTGATGATATCATTCTCGAATACACATCTTCTTATAGCCACAAGGCTATGATAGCAAATGAAAATTTCGATAATATACCGGTTATTTCTATTGATAATATCGGTTACGTTTTTGATAATGTTATCATTAAACGCTTCCCTAATTTATCAAATGTAAACACAGAAATTGGTGAATCTTCCTCATGTATGATTAATATTAATTGTACAGAAGGTGATAACTGGCAAACAGAGAAAAAAGGGATCTGCCAAATGGCTATGTACATTTCTGGTGGTGCAGGTGGTGCAGGATGGTATGTTTGTTCTGGTGACCTTATAAATAATACGGCACAAGACTTAACACCTTATGTTATTTCAGCTTTTCACTGCTATGAGGGTGCATCAGCAAACGACTTAACAAAATGGCAGTTTACCTTTGGTTATGAATCTCCTGGTTGTGAAGACGCTACTCCTTTAGAAACTCATACCATTACAGGTTGCTATTTACGTGTAGCAACTCCTATCGAAGCTGGTTCTGATGGTTTATTGGTAGAATTATCAGAAGACATCCCTGCCGAATGGGATGTTTATTACAACGGTTGGGACCGACGAGACATTGTAACTGAAGGAGGTGGCGTAGGAATCCATCACCCGGCAGGTGACATCAAAAAAATATCAACTTTTGAAACCTATATCTCCGGATCATGGCCTGGAGAAGTTTATGGAGCAACCGATGCACACTGGAATCTTCAATTTATTGAAACAGCCAATGGTCACTCTGTAACTGAAGGAGGCTCATCAGGCTCTTCTTTATTCAATAGTAATCATTTGATTATAGGAACCTTAACCGGAGGTAACTCTTCTTGTTCTTATCTTTCAGGCAGCAACTACTATGGTAAATTATGGTATCACTGGGACCAGTTTGGAAGTGATGAAACTACCCAAATGAAAACCTGGCTTGACCCATTGGATCTGGGAGTGGAAACGTTGGCAGGAACAGCTTACAACCCTACCAGTCCACGTATCAGCAGTCCATATAAAACAATTGAATTAGAAGGATCTGATGTTATTGGAGTTGCAGGAAGCGCAACTAAAGTTTTAATTGAAGGCTATAATCTGGATGATGTAATTTCCGTGTCGTCAGAAGAACAGTTTGAGGTCTCTGCAGATAATGAAAATTGGTCAAATAGTGTAACCCTTCCACTGGATGGTGGAGCTTTATATGTTCGTTTTCTTCCAACAGCCATCGGACATCAATCTGGTTTAATAACTTTATCTAACAATCTGGCTCCTACAATTTACATTAACGCAAAAGCCTCCAGTTGTCCTGAATTTGTTTTTGATAATAGCGAATTACCTGTTGCAACATTCAATCAGTCATATTCTGTTTTTGCAACTGTCAGCAACACAACTACCAATCTTGCAAACTACGAAATTGTAGACGGTCAATTACCATTAGGTATTGAAATTTTGAGTGAAACAGGAGAAATTGCCGGAACACCTCTGGAAGCTGGTTACTTTGACATTACCTTATTGGTGACTGATGAAAATGGCTGTTTTGCTACCATCGATTACCAATTATATGTTCAGTGTGTTACTATCAATGAATTTCCTTTTATCGAAAGCTTTGAGTATGGTTTCCCTTCATGCTGGTCGGAAATAAAAGAATCTGGCAAGTATTACTGGAGTAATCAAACAGGCGGAAATATTGGTAACGAGCACCCTGACAAAGCCTATGACGGAGACTATAATATGATATTCAGAAGTGAAGATTACAATTCAAACATTTCATATCTGGTAACACCTGCATTCGACATTACATCTTTATCAAACCCGGTTCTGTCATTTGCTCACACACAAGAAAATTGGTTAGGCGATCAGGATGAACTAAAAGTTTATTACAAAATTTCAGCTTCTGATGAATGGATCGAAATGGCATCCTTTACGGAGGATATTAAGGATTGGACCGTTGAAAGCTTTGTATTACCTGAAAAGAGTTCTGAATTAACAATTGGATTCAAAGCCATTGGTGGATATGCTTATGGTGTTGTAATGGATGATGTAAGAGTTGGTAATCCGGTTATTACTCCTGCCACAAATAATCTAGCCTTGAGCGAATTTACTGTAACTGGCAATCAGCCTGTCGCTGAAATTGAAATTGCAGCTTCGTCATTGGCTGAAAACATAACAGTTACATGTTCCGAACCTTTTGCTGTTTCATCAGACAAGCAAAACTGGGGATTAACATGCGAGATTGAGAAAGATGGTGGCATACTTTATATTACCTACACTTCTGCTCCTGGTAATGCAAACGAAAATGTAATCAACCTGCAAAGTACGGCCACTGAGACTGATATCACCATTACTGATACTACAACAGGATTGGACGAACTTTCTAATTTCATAACAGGCGTTTCAGTTGTGAATCCGTTTTCTAATCAATTGGAATTAAGCTGGACAGCAGATTTAAAATCCATTGAAATTATTGATTTATCCGGTCGTAAGATGTATGAAACAGCTTCTTTGGCAGGATTACAATCCATTTCGATACCTTCATCTTCCTGGTCACCCGGCTTATACTGCGTAAACCTCCGATTCGGGAAGGAAAGTAAAATTATAAAAGTAATTAAGAAATAA
- a CDS encoding MBL fold metallo-hydrolase has product MKNILTALLLLLSLNLFSAQDEIKTQNGSFTIHFVGHGTLYIEYNEMIIHIDPWSKLSDYSQLPDADFILITHQHRDHLDASAIKEIIKENTQIFAPSVCKVGLDEFNQVAYLKNNDKVQSTFGELMAVPAYNIVHIRDNNMPYHPKGEGNGYVLNIDGTTVYIAGDTENIPEMSQLKNIDIAFLPMNLPYTMTPEMVSKAVEMIKPDILYPYHYGETDTDILVNLLKDNPTEVRIRDMK; this is encoded by the coding sequence ATGAAAAACATTTTAACAGCCCTGCTCCTACTACTTTCTTTAAATTTGTTTTCCGCTCAGGATGAAATAAAAACTCAAAACGGTTCATTTACCATACATTTTGTTGGGCACGGAACACTTTATATCGAGTATAATGAAATGATCATACATATTGACCCATGGTCAAAATTGAGCGATTACTCTCAATTACCGGATGCTGATTTTATTTTGATAACTCATCAACACCGTGATCATTTGGATGCCAGTGCTATTAAAGAAATTATAAAAGAGAACACTCAAATATTTGCACCCTCGGTTTGTAAAGTAGGATTGGATGAATTTAATCAGGTTGCTTACCTTAAAAACAACGATAAAGTTCAATCTACTTTTGGCGAATTAATGGCGGTTCCAGCCTATAACATAGTTCACATTAGAGATAATAATATGCCATATCACCCAAAAGGAGAAGGCAATGGATATGTTTTAAATATTGATGGTACAACAGTTTATATAGCAGGTGACACTGAAAATATTCCGGAAATGAGTCAGCTAAAAAACATAGATATCGCTTTCCTTCCGATGAATCTGCCTTACACCATGACGCCCGAAATGGTTTCAAAAGCTGTTGAAATGATTAAGCCTGATATTTTGTATCCATATCATTACGGCGAAACAGATACTGATATTCTTGTAAATTTATTAAAGGATAACCCTACAGAAGTTAGAATAAGAGACATGAAGTAA
- a CDS encoding NUDIX domain-containing protein, protein MGEKIINLSVDCAIFGYEDGKLKSLLIKRDKEPALNQWSLPGSYVYLEETIDEAAKRILFELTGIKEVYLTQVKVFGELDRYPDRRIVSILYCALIKPELFELMAGSHAKEVNWFETDQIGELPFDHNKMINKSLSWLKEEIWRKPILHNLLPEKFPLNQLQELYQTILQEEIDNRNFRKKVINMGLVEKLQEKTKGGQQRPAFFYRLRNTV, encoded by the coding sequence ATGGGTGAAAAAATTATCAACTTATCAGTAGATTGTGCCATTTTCGGTTACGAAGATGGTAAACTAAAATCATTGCTGATTAAGCGAGATAAAGAACCCGCACTCAACCAGTGGTCCCTGCCCGGATCATATGTTTATCTGGAAGAAACAATAGACGAAGCAGCCAAACGGATTTTATTTGAATTAACAGGTATTAAAGAAGTATACCTTACTCAGGTAAAAGTTTTTGGCGAACTGGATCGCTATCCTGATCGTCGCATCGTTTCTATTTTATATTGTGCCTTAATCAAACCCGAACTGTTTGAATTGATGGCAGGTTCGCATGCCAAAGAAGTAAACTGGTTTGAAACAGATCAGATTGGCGAGCTTCCATTCGACCATAATAAAATGATTAACAAATCATTAAGCTGGCTAAAAGAAGAAATATGGCGTAAACCTATTTTACACAACCTTTTGCCAGAGAAATTTCCATTAAACCAGCTGCAGGAATTATATCAAACCATATTGCAGGAAGAAATTGACAATCGTAACTTTAGAAAGAAGGTTATCAATATGGGTTTGGTCGAGAAATTACAAGAAAAAACCAAAGGTGGCCAGCAACGTCCGGCTTTTTTTTACAGACTGAGAAACACAGTTTAA
- a CDS encoding SDR family oxidoreductase: MFDLSGKVAVVTGGGGVLGGSIARSLIEAGVKVAILDIREENVNNRVEELKQIGGDVKGFVSNVLDMDILKNTRQEILDEWGRIDILINTAGGNLPGGTLEENQTVFDMKIEDFQRVTDLNLNGTVYPSLVFGKAMADQGEGSIITISSMATYSAITRVPGYSVAKTGINIFTQWMAMEMALKFNEKIRVNAIAPGFFIGDQNRRVLINPDGTYTERSQKVIARTPMRRFGDIKELNGAVQFLCSDAASFITGVILPVDGGFSSFSGV, encoded by the coding sequence ATGTTTGATCTATCAGGAAAAGTAGCTGTAGTAACAGGTGGTGGTGGTGTTTTAGGAGGAAGCATTGCCCGCAGTTTAATCGAGGCCGGTGTTAAAGTTGCCATATTAGATATACGGGAAGAAAACGTTAACAATCGGGTTGAAGAATTAAAACAAATTGGAGGTGACGTTAAAGGATTTGTTTCGAATGTTCTTGACATGGATATTCTTAAAAATACTCGTCAGGAAATATTGGATGAATGGGGACGCATTGATATCCTGATCAATACAGCTGGAGGAAATCTTCCGGGTGGTACCTTGGAGGAAAACCAGACTGTTTTTGATATGAAGATTGAAGATTTTCAGCGTGTAACCGATTTAAATTTGAACGGTACAGTTTATCCCAGCCTCGTATTTGGAAAAGCGATGGCTGATCAGGGAGAAGGAAGTATCATAACCATTTCATCGATGGCAACCTATTCAGCCATCACAAGAGTTCCGGGATATTCGGTAGCTAAAACAGGCATCAATATTTTTACTCAATGGATGGCTATGGAAATGGCACTCAAATTCAATGAGAAAATAAGGGTCAATGCTATTGCACCAGGGTTCTTTATCGGGGATCAGAACCGCAGAGTTTTGATTAATCCGGATGGAACCTATACCGAACGCAGTCAAAAAGTGATTGCCCGCACACCTATGAGACGATTTGGCGATATCAAGGAATTAAACGGGGCAGTGCAATTTTTGTGTTCCGATGCTGCGTCATTTATTACAGGAGTAATCCTACCTGTTGATGGTGGTTTTAGTTCTTTCAGTGGAGTGTAA